From one Streptomyces sp. Q6 genomic stretch:
- the glmS gene encoding glutamine--fructose-6-phosphate transaminase (isomerizing) → MCGIVGYVGSQSALDVVLAGLKRLEYRGYDSAGVAVVADGSLASRKKAGKLVNLEKELVDRPLPAGPAGIGHTRWATHGGPTDTNAHPHLDNAGRVAVVHNGIIENFAPLRAELAERGHDLTSETDTEVVAHLLAEEYAGDLAAAMRRVCRRLEGAFTLVAVHADAPDVVVGARRNSPLVVGVGEGEAFLASDVAAFIAHTRSAIELGQDQVVELRRDGVVVTDFDGRAADVRHYHVDWDASAAEKGGYDYFMLKEIAEQPKAVADTLLGRIGAEGQLTLDELRIPPQVLRMVDKVVIVACGTAFHAGLIAKYAIEHWTRLPCEVELASEFRYRDPILDARSLVIAISQSGETMDTLMALRHAREQGATVLAICNTNGSTIPRESDAVLYTHAGPEVAVASTKAFLTQLVACYLVALYLGQVRGTKWADEILAVVGDLARIGEEVERVLETMEPVRELARSLAGADTVLFLGRHVGYPVALEGALKLKELAYMHAEGFAAGELKHGPIALIEEGMPVVVVVPSPRGRSVLHDKIVSNIQEIRARGARTIVIAEEGDEAVVPYADHLVRVPATPTLLQPLVATVPLQVFACELATARGNEVDQPRNLAKSVTVE, encoded by the coding sequence ATGTGCGGAATCGTGGGATACGTAGGTTCTCAGTCGGCTCTCGACGTCGTCCTCGCGGGGCTGAAACGCCTGGAGTACCGGGGCTACGACTCGGCCGGGGTGGCCGTCGTCGCGGACGGTTCGCTGGCCTCCCGCAAGAAGGCCGGCAAGCTCGTCAACCTGGAGAAGGAGCTGGTCGACCGGCCGCTGCCGGCCGGGCCCGCCGGGATCGGGCACACCCGCTGGGCCACCCACGGCGGCCCCACGGACACCAACGCGCACCCGCACCTGGACAACGCGGGCCGGGTCGCCGTCGTCCACAACGGCATCATCGAGAACTTCGCCCCGCTGCGCGCCGAGCTGGCCGAGCGCGGCCACGACCTGACGTCCGAGACGGACACCGAGGTCGTGGCGCATCTGCTGGCCGAGGAGTACGCGGGCGACCTCGCGGCGGCGATGCGCCGGGTCTGCCGCCGCCTGGAGGGGGCGTTCACGCTGGTCGCGGTGCACGCGGACGCGCCGGACGTGGTGGTGGGCGCGCGCCGGAACTCGCCGCTGGTGGTCGGCGTGGGGGAGGGCGAGGCGTTCCTCGCGTCGGATGTGGCGGCCTTCATCGCGCACACCCGGTCGGCCATCGAGCTGGGTCAGGACCAGGTCGTCGAGCTGCGCAGGGACGGGGTCGTCGTCACCGACTTCGACGGGCGCGCGGCGGACGTCCGGCACTACCACGTCGACTGGGACGCGTCGGCCGCCGAGAAGGGCGGCTACGACTACTTCATGCTCAAGGAGATCGCCGAGCAGCCGAAGGCGGTCGCGGACACCCTGCTCGGGCGGATCGGCGCGGAGGGACAGCTGACGCTGGACGAGCTCCGCATCCCGCCGCAGGTGCTGCGGATGGTCGACAAGGTCGTCATCGTGGCGTGCGGTACGGCGTTCCACGCGGGTCTGATCGCCAAGTACGCCATCGAGCACTGGACCCGGCTGCCCTGCGAGGTGGAGCTGGCGAGCGAGTTCCGCTACCGGGACCCGATCCTCGACGCCCGGTCGCTGGTCATCGCGATCTCCCAGTCCGGCGAGACGATGGACACCCTGATGGCGCTGCGGCACGCGCGGGAGCAGGGCGCGACGGTGCTCGCCATCTGCAACACGAACGGGTCGACGATCCCGCGCGAGTCCGACGCCGTCCTCTACACGCACGCCGGGCCCGAGGTGGCGGTCGCCTCGACCAAGGCGTTCCTGACGCAGCTCGTCGCCTGCTACCTGGTGGCGCTGTACCTCGGGCAGGTGCGGGGCACCAAGTGGGCCGACGAGATCCTCGCCGTCGTAGGGGACCTGGCGCGCATCGGCGAGGAGGTCGAGCGGGTCCTGGAGACGATGGAGCCGGTCCGCGAGCTCGCCCGCTCGCTGGCCGGGGCGGACACCGTGCTGTTCCTGGGCCGGCACGTCGGCTATCCGGTCGCCCTGGAGGGCGCGCTGAAGCTCAAGGAGCTCGCCTACATGCACGCCGAGGGCTTCGCGGCCGGTGAGCTGAAGCACGGGCCGATCGCGCTGATCGAGGAGGGCATGCCGGTGGTGGTCGTCGTCCCGTCGCCGCGCGGCCGCTCGGTCCTGCACGACAAGATCGTCTCCAACATCCAGGAGATCAGGGCGCGCGGGGCGCGGACCATCGTGATCGCCGAGGAGGGCGACGAGGCCGTCGTCCCGTACGCGGACCATCTGGTGCGCGTCCCGGCCACGCCGACCCTGTTGCAGCCGCTCGTGGCGACGGTGCCGTTGCAGGTGTTCGCGTGCGAGCTGGCCACGGCCCGCGGCAACGAGGTGGACCAGCCGCGGAACCTGGCGAAGTCGGTGACGGTGGAGTGA
- the coaA gene encoding type I pantothenate kinase, translating to MISPVSEPLATASTDSRSTHRQKPEVTPYVDLTRTEWSALRDRTPLPLTAEELEQLRGLGDVIDLDEVRDIYLPLSRLLNLYVGATDGLRGALNTFLGETNEKAAQTGTPFVIGVAGSVAVGKSTVARLLQALLSRWPEHPRVARVTTDGFLLPTKELEARGLMSRKGFPESYDRRALTRFVADVKAGKDEVTAPVYSHLIYDIDPTRTLTVRRPDILIVEGLNVLQPALPGKDGRTRVGLADYFDFSVYVDARAEDIEAWYLNRFRKLRATAFQDPSSYFRKYTQVSEEEALDYARTTWRTINKPNLLENVAPTRGRATLVVRKGPDHKVQRLRLRKL from the coding sequence GTGATCTCTCCGGTCTCCGAGCCCCTGGCCACCGCGTCGACGGACTCCCGGAGCACCCACCGGCAGAAGCCGGAGGTGACTCCCTACGTCGACCTCACCCGAACCGAGTGGAGTGCTCTGCGTGACAGGACGCCGCTGCCGCTGACCGCCGAGGAGCTGGAACAGCTGCGCGGCCTCGGCGACGTCATCGACCTCGACGAGGTGCGCGACATCTATCTGCCGCTCTCCCGTCTCCTGAACCTGTACGTGGGCGCGACCGACGGCCTGCGCGGCGCGCTCAACACGTTCCTGGGCGAGACGAACGAGAAGGCCGCCCAGACCGGCACCCCGTTCGTCATAGGGGTCGCCGGTTCGGTGGCGGTCGGCAAGTCCACCGTCGCCCGCCTCCTCCAGGCCCTGCTCTCGCGCTGGCCCGAGCACCCGCGCGTCGCCCGCGTCACCACCGACGGCTTCCTGCTCCCCACCAAGGAGCTGGAGGCGCGCGGCCTGATGTCGCGCAAGGGCTTCCCCGAGTCGTACGACCGCCGCGCCCTGACCCGGTTCGTCGCCGACGTGAAGGCCGGCAAGGACGAGGTGACGGCCCCCGTCTACTCGCACCTGATCTACGACATCGACCCCACGCGGACGCTGACGGTGCGGCGCCCCGACATCCTCATCGTCGAGGGCCTGAACGTGTTGCAGCCCGCCCTGCCCGGCAAGGACGGCCGCACCCGCGTCGGCCTCGCCGACTACTTCGACTTCAGCGTGTACGTGGACGCGCGCGCCGAGGACATCGAGGCCTGGTACCTCAACCGCTTCCGCAAGCTGCGCGCGACGGCGTTCCAGGACCCGTCCTCGTACTTCCGCAAGTACACGCAGGTCTCGGAGGAGGAGGCGCTCGACTACGCGCGCACCACCTGGCGCACCATCAACAAGCCCAACCTCCTGGAGAACGTGGCGCCCACGCGCGGCCGCGCCACCCTCGTCGTCCGCAAGGGTCCCGACCACAAGGTGCAGCGGCTGCGGCTCCGCAAACTCTGA
- a CDS encoding DUF389 domain-containing protein has product MLHLRLITPADKTDDVVRLIEKTVGTTHLAVVPGAARNPAGDVVMCDVAREAGDELIGALRELDIDKCGSIAVESIDLSLSLRADKAEDEAPGEGADAVLWEQLSDATHEESTLTFTYVAFLVIATMIAACGVVLDNAILIVGAMAVGPEFGPLAGICTAVVQRAPKLALRSLIALLVGFVVAMVVTVGFSYFMDAVNLFSEAQLEADRPNTGFVYAPDWFSFVVAVLAGAAGTLSLTSAKSGALVGVAISVTTVPAAANAAVALSYDDMKQTWGSTQQLLLNLLAIVLAGTLTLLAQKFFWARHRERTRSKRSLG; this is encoded by the coding sequence ATGCTGCATCTGCGCCTGATCACCCCGGCCGACAAGACGGACGACGTGGTGCGTCTGATCGAGAAGACCGTCGGCACCACGCACCTGGCCGTGGTGCCGGGCGCGGCCCGCAATCCGGCGGGCGACGTCGTCATGTGCGATGTCGCCCGCGAGGCCGGTGACGAACTCATCGGCGCGCTGCGGGAGTTGGACATCGACAAGTGCGGGTCGATCGCCGTCGAGAGCATCGATCTGTCCCTGTCGCTGCGCGCCGACAAGGCGGAGGACGAGGCACCGGGCGAAGGCGCGGACGCCGTTCTGTGGGAGCAGTTGTCGGACGCCACGCACGAGGAGTCGACGCTCACGTTCACGTACGTGGCGTTCCTCGTGATCGCCACGATGATCGCGGCGTGCGGTGTCGTCCTCGACAACGCGATCCTGATCGTGGGCGCCATGGCGGTCGGCCCCGAGTTCGGGCCGCTGGCCGGGATCTGCACGGCCGTGGTGCAGCGGGCGCCGAAACTGGCGCTGCGCTCACTGATCGCGCTGCTCGTCGGGTTCGTGGTCGCGATGGTCGTGACGGTGGGGTTCAGCTACTTCATGGACGCCGTGAACCTGTTCAGCGAGGCGCAGTTGGAGGCGGACCGCCCCAACACCGGGTTCGTGTACGCCCCCGACTGGTTCTCGTTCGTGGTGGCCGTCCTCGCGGGCGCGGCCGGCACGCTCTCGCTCACGTCGGCCAAGTCGGGCGCCCTGGTGGGCGTGGCCATCTCGGTGACCACGGTCCCGGCGGCGGCGAACGCGGCGGTGGCGCTCAGCTACGACGACATGAAGCAGACGTGGGGCTCGACGCAGCAGCTGCTCCTGAACCTGCTCGCCATCGTCCTCGCGGGCACGCTCACGCTCCTGGCCCAGAAGTTCTTCTGGGCCAGGCACCGTGAACGGACCCGGTCGAAGCGCTCGCTCGGCTAG
- the glmM gene encoding phosphoglucosamine mutase — protein MGRLFGTDGVRGVANADLTAELALGLSVAAAHVLGEAGSFAGHRPVAVVGRDPRASGEFLEAAVVAGLASAGVDVLRVGVLPTPAVAYLTGALGADLGVMLSASHNAMPDNGIKFLARGGHKLDDALEERIEAVYDEHRTGAPWDRPTGAGVGRVTSYDEGLDQYVAHLMGVLPNRLDGLKIVLDEAHGAASRVSPEAFTRAGAEVVTIGAEPDGLNINDGCGSTHLDLLKAAVVEHGAAFGIAHDGDADRCLAVDHTGSEVDGDQIMAVIALAMRERGALREDTVVATVMSNLGLKLAMEREGINLVQTAVGDRYVLENMKEHGYALGGEQSGHVIVLDHATTGDGTLTGLLLAARVAQTGRTLKDLAGVMERLPQVLINVPDVDKSRVATSAELTTAVADAERELGSTGRVLLRSSGTEPLVRVMVEAADIEQARSVAGRLADVVKSALG, from the coding sequence GTGGGACGACTCTTCGGCACGGACGGCGTGCGCGGTGTCGCCAACGCGGACCTGACGGCCGAGCTCGCGCTCGGGCTCTCGGTCGCCGCGGCGCACGTGCTCGGCGAGGCAGGAAGTTTCGCCGGTCACCGCCCGGTGGCGGTCGTGGGCCGTGATCCGCGTGCCTCGGGCGAGTTCCTGGAAGCCGCGGTCGTCGCGGGCCTGGCCAGCGCGGGCGTCGACGTCCTGCGCGTCGGTGTGCTGCCCACCCCCGCGGTGGCGTATCTCACCGGTGCGCTGGGAGCCGACCTCGGCGTGATGCTCTCCGCGAGCCACAACGCCATGCCGGACAACGGCATCAAGTTCCTCGCCCGCGGCGGGCACAAGCTCGACGACGCCCTGGAGGAGCGGATCGAGGCGGTCTACGACGAGCACCGCACCGGCGCGCCCTGGGACCGCCCGACCGGTGCGGGCGTCGGCCGCGTGACCTCGTACGACGAGGGGCTCGACCAGTACGTCGCGCACCTCATGGGGGTGCTGCCGAACCGGCTCGACGGGCTGAAGATCGTCCTCGACGAGGCGCACGGCGCCGCGTCCCGGGTCTCCCCGGAGGCCTTCACGCGCGCGGGCGCCGAGGTCGTCACGATCGGTGCCGAGCCGGACGGGCTCAACATCAACGACGGGTGCGGCTCCACGCACCTCGACCTCCTGAAGGCCGCCGTCGTCGAGCACGGGGCCGCCTTCGGTATCGCGCACGACGGGGACGCCGACCGCTGCCTCGCCGTGGACCACACCGGCTCCGAGGTGGACGGCGACCAGATCATGGCCGTCATCGCCCTCGCGATGCGGGAGCGGGGCGCGCTGCGCGAAGACACCGTTGTCGCGACCGTCATGTCGAACCTCGGCCTGAAGCTGGCCATGGAGCGCGAGGGCATCAACCTCGTGCAGACCGCGGTCGGCGACCGGTACGTCCTGGAGAACATGAAGGAGCACGGGTACGCGCTGGGCGGCGAGCAGTCCGGCCACGTCATCGTGCTCGACCACGCGACGACCGGCGACGGCACGCTCACCGGCCTGCTGCTCGCGGCCCGGGTCGCGCAGACCGGCCGTACGCTCAAGGACCTCGCGGGCGTGATGGAGCGGCTGCCGCAGGTGCTCATCAACGTCCCGGACGTCGACAAGTCGCGGGTCGCGACGTCGGCCGAGCTGACCACCGCCGTGGCCGACGCCGAGCGTGAACTCGGCTCCACCGGGCGGGTGTTGCTGCGCTCGTCCGGCACCGAGCCGCTGGTGCGCGTGATGGTCGAGGCCGCGGACATCGAGCAGGCCCGGTCCGTCGCCGGGCGGCTCGCCGACGTCGTGAAGTCGGCGCTCGGCTAG
- the rpsI gene encoding 30S ribosomal protein S9, translated as MAETTAETPVEETEIVDVESYTTESDAPVEGEYTSESNPARFGDPQPAAGLGRRKNAIARVRIVPGTGKWKVNGRTLEDYFPNKVHQQEVNEPFKVLELDGRYDVIARISGGGVSGQAGALRLGVARALNEADVENNRPALKKAGYLKRDDRAVERKKAGLKKARKAPQYSKR; from the coding sequence GTGGCCGAGACCACTGCCGAGACGCCGGTCGAAGAGACCGAGATCGTCGACGTCGAGAGCTACACCACCGAGTCGGACGCGCCCGTCGAGGGCGAGTACACCTCGGAGTCCAACCCGGCCCGCTTCGGTGACCCGCAGCCGGCCGCCGGCCTGGGCCGCCGCAAGAACGCCATCGCGCGCGTTCGCATCGTGCCCGGCACCGGCAAGTGGAAGGTCAACGGGCGCACGCTCGAGGACTACTTCCCGAACAAGGTGCACCAGCAGGAAGTCAACGAGCCCTTCAAGGTGCTGGAGCTCGACGGTCGCTACGACGTCATCGCCCGCATCTCGGGTGGCGGCGTCTCCGGCCAGGCCGGTGCCCTGCGTCTCGGTGTCGCCCGCGCGCTGAACGAGGCCGACGTCGAGAACAACCGCCCGGCGCTCAAGAAGGCCGGTTACCTCAAGCGTGACGACCGTGCGGTCGAGCGCAAGAAGGCCGGTCTCAAGAAGGCCCGTAAGGCCCCGCAGTACAGCAAGCGCTAA
- the rplM gene encoding 50S ribosomal protein L13 — MRTYSPKPGDVTRQWHVIDAQDIVLGRLATTAATLLRGKHKPTYAPHMDMGDFVVIVNADKVHLSGNKKTQKMAYRHSGYPGGLRSVRYDELLAKNPEKAVEKAIKGMLPKNTLGRQMLSKLKVYSGDQHPHAAQQPVPFEITQVAQ; from the coding sequence GTGCGTACGTACAGCCCCAAGCCCGGTGACGTGACTCGCCAGTGGCACGTCATTGACGCTCAGGACATCGTCCTGGGCCGTCTGGCAACCACTGCGGCGACCCTCCTCCGTGGCAAGCACAAGCCGACCTATGCCCCCCACATGGACATGGGCGACTTCGTCGTCATCGTCAATGCGGACAAGGTGCACCTGTCCGGCAACAAGAAGACCCAGAAGATGGCGTACCGCCACTCCGGTTACCCGGGTGGTCTGCGGTCCGTCCGCTACGACGAGCTTCTCGCGAAGAACCCCGAGAAGGCCGTCGAGAAGGCCATCAAGGGCATGCTCCCGAAGAACACGCTCGGCCGTCAGATGCTCTCGAAGCTGAAGGTCTACTCGGGCGACCAGCACCCGCACGCTGCCCAGCAGCCGGTGCCGTTCGAGATCACCCAGGTCGCGCAGTAG
- a CDS encoding glycosyltransferase 87 family protein gives MNTVKSPVIGWLSKPAPAAAWGALGLVLAVLPVHAALKAPGGGMDNGIVVRAADVWLRGGSPYDDPHFLYFPSAVLAAVPQALLPAWVLRPVVPVLVTAGLVGAWACALRVHGVARRSRFAVLGLLALAVGCAPFAHLVHLGNWTVTAALALPCALLCAVRGRWLAAGVVVGAALALKPLLAPVALLFVLARQWRGLAALVLVPAAASGAAALAMPDPAGFFTRTLPFLLRGDDGFVRLYEASPGAVLTRLGVPAGAATAIAAAGAAAGLWCAWRRWGRGDAGPGRISETAVLLMLSAFLVSRPSYDHYLLVAVPLLVAGALERGAAARDPWLWAALLPQVPGITWPWLDTGVRRAFLDCATLCGLVLAVGRRGARRVPVTLEPRGTAGPATVPGSRDDRVLTRSGRRRYPA, from the coding sequence ATGAATACGGTCAAATCGCCCGTGATCGGGTGGCTGTCGAAGCCCGCGCCGGCCGCCGCGTGGGGCGCCCTCGGTCTCGTGCTCGCCGTGCTCCCCGTGCACGCCGCGCTCAAGGCCCCCGGCGGCGGCATGGACAACGGCATCGTCGTACGGGCCGCGGACGTGTGGCTGCGCGGCGGGTCCCCGTACGACGATCCGCACTTCCTCTACTTCCCGAGCGCCGTGCTGGCCGCCGTGCCGCAGGCGCTGCTGCCGGCGTGGGTGCTGCGCCCGGTCGTCCCCGTGCTCGTCACGGCGGGGCTGGTCGGCGCGTGGGCGTGCGCGCTGCGGGTGCACGGGGTCGCCCGGCGCAGCCGGTTCGCCGTGCTCGGGCTGCTCGCGCTCGCCGTCGGCTGCGCGCCCTTCGCGCACCTGGTGCACCTCGGCAACTGGACCGTGACCGCCGCCCTCGCCCTGCCCTGCGCCCTGCTGTGCGCGGTGCGGGGCCGGTGGCTCGCGGCGGGCGTGGTGGTCGGCGCCGCCCTCGCGCTGAAGCCGCTGCTCGCCCCGGTCGCGCTCCTCTTCGTCCTCGCCCGGCAGTGGCGCGGTCTCGCGGCGCTGGTCCTCGTGCCCGCCGCGGCCTCCGGCGCCGCGGCCCTGGCGATGCCCGACCCGGCCGGCTTCTTCACCCGCACCCTGCCCTTCCTGCTCCGCGGCGACGACGGCTTCGTGCGGCTCTACGAGGCGTCGCCGGGGGCCGTCCTCACGCGGCTCGGCGTCCCCGCGGGCGCGGCGACCGCGATCGCCGCGGCGGGGGCGGCGGCCGGGCTGTGGTGCGCGTGGCGGCGCTGGGGCCGGGGCGACGCGGGCCCGGGGCGGATCTCGGAGACCGCGGTGCTCCTCATGCTCTCCGCGTTCCTCGTCTCGCGGCCCAGCTACGACCACTACCTCCTGGTCGCCGTGCCGCTGCTGGTCGCGGGGGCCCTGGAGCGGGGCGCCGCCGCCCGCGACCCGTGGCTGTGGGCCGCCCTGCTCCCGCAGGTGCCGGGGATCACCTGGCCCTGGCTCGACACCGGTGTGCGCCGGGCGTTCCTGGACTGCGCGACCTTGTGCGGCCTGGTGCTCGCCGTCGGGCGGCGCGGTGCACGACGCGTCCCGGTTACCCTGGAACCTCGCGGCACGGCAGGACCGGCCACGGTCCCCGGCTCCCGGGACGACCGCGTTTTGACCCGTTCGGGTCGGCGAAGGTATCCTGCCTAG
- a CDS encoding GtrA family protein: protein MGGRHGGAPSALGRLYAEIAKFGVVGLLGIVVNLAAFNLLRWATDLQTVRASVAATAIAIVGNYIGFRYFTYRGQESGRSMRREAALFAFFSAVGLLIENGVLFGATYGLGLHDALWSNFFKFGGIGVATLFRFWSYRTWVFKSVPQVSVVVRHGFDTAGLVESVEETLTLRAVSLPSPPRRPGPGHVGRSAGR, encoded by the coding sequence ATGGGCGGTCGGCACGGGGGAGCCCCGTCCGCACTGGGCAGGCTGTACGCCGAGATCGCCAAGTTCGGCGTGGTCGGGCTGCTCGGCATCGTCGTGAACCTCGCCGCGTTCAACCTGCTGCGCTGGGCCACGGACCTGCAGACGGTGCGCGCCAGTGTCGCCGCCACCGCGATCGCGATCGTCGGGAACTACATCGGCTTCCGGTACTTCACCTACCGCGGCCAGGAGTCGGGGCGGAGCATGCGGCGGGAGGCGGCGCTGTTCGCGTTCTTCAGCGCCGTCGGCCTGCTCATCGAGAACGGGGTGCTCTTCGGGGCGACGTACGGGCTCGGCCTGCACGACGCCCTGTGGAGCAACTTCTTCAAGTTCGGCGGCATCGGCGTCGCGACCCTGTTCCGCTTCTGGTCGTACCGCACCTGGGTGTTCAAGAGCGTGCCCCAGGTGTCGGTCGTCGTGCGGCACGGGTTCGACACGGCCGGGCTCGTCGAGTCCGTCGAGGAGACGCTGACGCTGCGCGCCGTCAGCCTGCCGTCGCCGCCGCGGAGGCCTGGACCTGGCCACGTCGGTAGATCTGCTGGAAGGTGA
- a CDS encoding polyprenol monophosphomannose synthase has translation MGHVQGSSGPGRSDAAVTVVMPTYNEAANLPRIAELVLGQPMAGLHLKIVDDSSPDGTGRIAEELAEKYNTDLPAGRRRMSVLHRVEKDGLGRAYAAGMSAAVAEGATYVVQMDADGSHPAEALPRMLAAAEESGAGLVIGSRYVDGGSLDEEWGWHRKALSRFANGYARTVLGTKQISDLTAGFTLWRADVLTAVDVTSLDSAGYSFQVELKYKAVRGGCEVVEVPIRFEERTEGESKMSLGTQIESAMIPLRLRRRYR, from the coding sequence ATGGGTCACGTACAGGGCAGTTCGGGTCCGGGGAGATCCGACGCCGCGGTCACCGTGGTGATGCCGACCTACAACGAAGCCGCGAACCTGCCGCGCATCGCCGAGCTGGTGCTCGGGCAGCCGATGGCGGGGCTGCATCTGAAGATCGTCGACGACTCCAGTCCGGACGGGACCGGGCGGATCGCCGAGGAGCTCGCCGAGAAGTACAACACCGACCTGCCCGCCGGGCGGCGCCGGATGAGCGTGCTGCACCGGGTCGAGAAGGACGGGCTCGGGCGGGCGTACGCGGCCGGGATGAGCGCGGCCGTCGCCGAGGGCGCCACGTACGTCGTGCAGATGGACGCCGACGGGTCGCACCCGGCGGAGGCCCTGCCGCGGATGCTGGCCGCCGCCGAGGAGTCGGGCGCGGGGCTCGTCATCGGGAGCCGGTACGTCGACGGCGGCTCGCTCGACGAGGAGTGGGGCTGGCACCGCAAGGCCCTGTCCCGGTTCGCGAACGGGTACGCGCGCACCGTGCTCGGCACCAAGCAGATCTCCGACCTGACCGCCGGGTTCACCCTGTGGCGGGCCGACGTGCTCACCGCGGTCGACGTGACGTCGCTAGACAGCGCCGGGTACAGCTTCCAGGTGGAGCTCAAGTACAAGGCCGTACGCGGCGGCTGCGAGGTCGTCGAGGTGCCGATCCGGTTCGAGGAGCGGACCGAGGGGGAGTCGAAGATGAGCCTCGGCACGCAGATCGAGTCGGCGATGATCCCGCTGCGCCTGCGCCGCCGCTACCGGTGA
- a CDS encoding glycosyltransferase family 39 protein, with protein MSLHASSPQGSSQGSPYGTPYGDGYAGAQDAYGQGAYGHDAYGAPGAYGAAEAFAEPVAPAPAPERQQPTEPEETPAEAPSRGGRVVGALTFLLPTALALALILRNIDDRQLWRDEHATWWASALSFHDLSLLIRSIDVVFTPYYVVMHGWVAVAGDSETALRIPGALAMAAAAGLLALLGRRLFTTQVGVLAGLAFAVVPVTTRYGQEVRPYAFAVAAVLLSTWLLVRALDQPSFKVWVAYTLSVPLIGWSHLASLAVLGAHLVMILLARRAGDRIVGWAYAAACTLGMCFVMPMAVSGSGQSGQIAWNNPGLKELTDFPSHLFGSWAVAVPVMALGLLGLCFAGRRAPVLFVWVALPPVATFVTAAQLHLFLPRYLLFTAPAWVLLGAVAVCRIAGPVAGAKAGTAAVARRGIGWVLVAAAVAGIAFQSLPGLRETRQNALGEPDFRGAARIVAADQRKGDGIVFNGAMSERRAIAYELRDDAGRPKDVLMYRTPQQRGSFDAAECPKPSSCLARTDRLWLVATTYDGDPYAGMAKPMRTALDRNFRVVRTKKLDHVQVLLLKRTGVADDGKEADDAGDRKVHT; from the coding sequence ATGAGTCTGCATGCCTCAAGTCCCCAGGGAAGTTCCCAGGGCAGCCCCTATGGGACCCCCTACGGCGACGGCTACGCCGGTGCCCAGGACGCGTACGGCCAGGGCGCGTACGGCCACGACGCGTACGGGGCTCCGGGGGCCTATGGAGCCGCGGAAGCCTTCGCCGAGCCGGTGGCGCCCGCGCCCGCACCTGAGCGGCAGCAGCCCACCGAGCCGGAGGAGACCCCGGCCGAGGCACCGTCGCGTGGCGGACGCGTCGTGGGAGCGCTCACTTTCCTGCTGCCCACGGCCCTGGCCCTCGCACTGATCCTGCGGAACATCGACGACCGCCAGCTGTGGCGCGACGAGCACGCCACCTGGTGGGCGTCGGCCCTGTCGTTCCACGACCTGAGCCTGCTGATCCGCTCCATCGACGTGGTGTTCACGCCGTACTACGTGGTCATGCACGGCTGGGTCGCGGTCGCCGGAGACTCCGAGACCGCGCTGCGCATCCCCGGCGCGCTGGCCATGGCGGCCGCCGCCGGACTGCTCGCGCTGCTCGGCCGTCGGCTGTTCACCACACAGGTGGGCGTGCTCGCCGGCCTCGCCTTCGCGGTCGTTCCCGTCACTACCCGGTACGGGCAGGAGGTCAGGCCGTACGCCTTCGCGGTGGCGGCGGTGCTGCTGTCGACCTGGCTGCTCGTCCGGGCCCTCGACCAGCCGTCGTTCAAGGTGTGGGTCGCCTACACGCTGTCCGTGCCGCTGATCGGCTGGAGTCACCTGGCCTCGCTGGCGGTGCTCGGCGCGCACCTGGTGATGATCCTGCTGGCTCGGCGTGCCGGTGACCGGATCGTGGGCTGGGCCTACGCCGCGGCCTGCACGCTGGGCATGTGCTTCGTGATGCCCATGGCGGTGTCCGGCTCCGGCCAGAGCGGTCAGATCGCCTGGAACAACCCGGGGCTGAAGGAGCTCACGGACTTCCCCTCGCACCTCTTCGGGTCCTGGGCCGTGGCCGTACCGGTGATGGCGCTCGGCCTGCTGGGGCTGTGCTTCGCGGGGCGGCGCGCCCCGGTGCTGTTCGTCTGGGTCGCGCTGCCTCCGGTGGCCACGTTCGTGACGGCGGCTCAGCTGCACCTCTTCCTGCCGCGCTATCTGCTGTTCACAGCGCCCGCGTGGGTGCTGCTCGGGGCCGTGGCCGTGTGCCGGATCGCCGGTCCCGTCGCGGGGGCGAAGGCGGGGACAGCGGCCGTGGCACGACGGGGGATCGGCTGGGTGCTGGTGGCGGCCGCGGTCGCGGGGATCGCCTTCCAGTCGCTGCCCGGCCTGCGCGAGACCCGGCAGAACGCGCTGGGGGAGCCGGACTTCCGCGGCGCCGCGCGCATCGTCGCGGCGGACCAGCGCAAGGGCGACGGGATCGTGTTCAACGGTGCCATGTCCGAACGCCGGGCCATCGCCTACGAGTTGCGCGACGACGCGGGGCGCCCCAAGGACGTGCTGATGTACCGCACCCCGCAGCAGCGCGGCTCGTTCGACGCGGCCGAGTGCCCCAAGCCGTCCTCGTGCCTGGCCCGCACCGACCGCCTCTGGCTGGTGGCCACCACGTACGACGGCGACCCGTACGCGGGGATGGCGAAGCCGATGAGGACCGCGCTCGACCGGAACTTCCGCGTCGTGCGCACCAAGAAGCTCGACCACGTACAGGTACTGCTTCTGAAGCGGACCGGAGTCGCCGACGACGGCAAGGAGGCCGACGACGCGGGTGACCGCAAGGTCCACACCTGA